Proteins encoded in a region of the Burkholderiales bacterium genome:
- a CDS encoding tripartite tricarboxylate transporter substrate binding protein: MRILLMLLSALCLMNLACAEYPDRPMRLIVSYPPGGGTDVTARQIVPMLSERLGKQVVIDNRSGAGSTLGTNLAAKATPDGYTLLMSDTTFGIVPGLYPKLPYDALRDFAPVTQITSVPVALVVHPSVAASSVKELVELAKAKPGALNFGSGGVGTPVHMAGELLMVQAHIKMLHVPYKGAGPAFADLLGGQFQLMFPTLQSVVPYVKSNRVRLIAMTTEKRSPAFPEVPTVVESGIPGVIAVAWFGIHAPARTPKAVIARLHDEAVKVVREPSIRERFLADGAEPIGSTPDQFRAFVANEIGKWTKVVKASGIKVEF; encoded by the coding sequence ATGCGAATACTCCTGATGCTGTTGTCGGCGCTGTGCCTGATGAATCTCGCCTGCGCCGAATACCCCGACCGCCCGATGCGCCTCATCGTCTCGTATCCGCCCGGCGGCGGCACCGACGTGACCGCGCGGCAGATCGTGCCCATGCTCTCCGAACGCCTCGGCAAGCAGGTCGTCATCGACAACCGTTCCGGCGCGGGATCCACGCTCGGCACCAACCTCGCGGCCAAGGCGACGCCCGACGGTTACACGCTGCTCATGAGCGACACCACGTTCGGCATCGTGCCCGGGCTCTATCCCAAGCTGCCGTACGACGCGCTGCGCGATTTTGCGCCGGTCACGCAGATCACCAGCGTTCCGGTTGCGCTCGTGGTTCACCCTTCGGTGGCGGCGAGCTCGGTCAAGGAGCTCGTGGAGCTGGCCAAGGCGAAACCGGGCGCGCTCAACTTCGGCTCGGGCGGCGTCGGCACGCCGGTGCACATGGCCGGCGAGCTGCTCATGGTCCAGGCGCACATCAAGATGCTGCACGTCCCTTACAAGGGCGCGGGGCCGGCGTTCGCCGATCTGCTCGGGGGCCAGTTCCAGCTCATGTTCCCGACGCTGCAGTCGGTGGTTCCCTACGTGAAGTCGAACAGGGTGCGCCTCATCGCGATGACGACCGAAAAGCGCTCGCCCGCCTTTCCCGAAGTGCCGACGGTCGTAGAGTCCGGCATACCCGGCGTGATCGCGGTGGCGTGGTTCGGCATCCACGCGCCCGCGCGCACGCCGAAAGCCGTCATCGCGCGGCTGCACGACGAAGCCGTCAAGGTCGTGCGCGAGCCGTCGATCCGCGAGCGCTTCCTCGCCGACGGCGCGGAGCCGATCGGCAGCACGCCCGATCAATTCCGCGCATTCGTCGCGAACGAGATCGGCAAGTGGACGAAAGTCGTGAAGGCGTCCGGCATCAAGGTCGAGTTCTGA
- a CDS encoding TauD/TfdA family dioxygenase, with the protein MQQTFESVPIEPVPADRPLHRMSTPQAWYGPELARRPEEWTYVLSADESAELLAAIAAVEARGLDVTDIGPEAFPLPRLGGTLRRVREDLLRGRGFSLLRGFPSDGLTARQRAIGYFGIGAHLGRAVSQNAAGHALGHVTDLGFDYSQPTSRGYQTNVRLPYHTDGADLVGLLCVRTAKSGGLSSLVSSTTLYNEMLERRPDLVRVLMGVTYRDRRGEIPPGKGPWYTLPVFNPHQGLMIASYVRSAIRKAQRFEEVPRISAALTEAMDFLDALAESPELHLDMELEVGDLQFVCNHYLFHSRTHYEDHAQPEARRHLLRLWLSCDDGPALPPVLDNYTGLDARGRPMGLYLEGGRLTAPLVPEDGGPGSSEQRLRATLT; encoded by the coding sequence ATGCAACAAACGTTCGAGTCCGTCCCCATCGAGCCCGTTCCCGCCGACCGGCCGCTGCATCGAATGAGCACGCCGCAGGCGTGGTACGGCCCGGAACTGGCGCGCCGCCCCGAAGAGTGGACATACGTGTTGTCAGCCGACGAGTCGGCGGAGCTGCTCGCCGCGATCGCGGCGGTGGAGGCGCGCGGCCTGGACGTGACCGACATCGGGCCTGAAGCGTTTCCGCTGCCGCGGCTCGGCGGCACGCTGCGCCGCGTCCGCGAAGATCTGCTGCGAGGACGGGGTTTCAGCCTGCTGCGCGGCTTCCCTTCGGACGGGCTCACCGCGCGCCAGCGCGCCATCGGCTATTTCGGCATCGGGGCGCACCTCGGGCGGGCGGTATCGCAGAATGCCGCCGGGCACGCGCTGGGGCACGTCACCGACCTGGGTTTCGATTACAGCCAGCCGACGTCCCGCGGATACCAGACCAACGTCCGCCTGCCCTATCACACCGACGGCGCCGATCTCGTCGGCCTGCTCTGTGTGCGCACCGCGAAGTCGGGCGGCCTGAGCAGCCTGGTGAGCTCGACGACCCTTTACAACGAGATGCTGGAACGGCGCCCGGACCTGGTGCGCGTATTGATGGGCGTGACCTATCGCGATCGCCGCGGCGAGATCCCGCCCGGCAAGGGACCGTGGTACACGCTGCCGGTCTTCAACCCGCACCAGGGCCTCATGATCGCTTCGTACGTGCGCAGCGCCATACGCAAGGCGCAACGCTTCGAAGAAGTGCCTCGCATCTCAGCGGCGCTCACCGAGGCGATGGACTTTCTCGATGCGCTGGCGGAAAGCCCGGAGCTTCACCTCGATATGGAGCTCGAGGTCGGCGACCTTCAATTCGTCTGCAACCATTACCTCTTTCATTCACGCACCCACTACGAGGATCATGCGCAGCCCGAGGCGAGGCGCCACCTGCTGCGCCTGTGGCTGTCGTGCGACGACGGTCCCGCGCTGCCGCCGGTGCTCGACAACTACACCGGGCTCGATGCGCGCGGCCGTCCGATGGGTCTGTATCTCGAGGGCGGCAGGCTCACCGCGCCGCTCGTTCCCGAAGACGGCGGGCCGGGATCGTCCGAGCAGCGACTGCGCGCGACGCTTACATGA
- a CDS encoding pyridoxal phosphate-dependent aminotransferase: protein MGFLSARVARARLTASAAATQRVRELRAAGVDIVALTQGEPDFNTPDHVIEAAYRAMHAGQTHYTPVDGTPELKAAIVEKFRRENGIECRPENVSVGAGGKQILYNALMSTLDPGDEVLIPAPSWIAYADLAQFAEGVPRILPTRPEDGFKLRAEDLERAITSRSKWLMLNSPSNPTGAVYSEAEYRDLAAVLERHPGIWIISDEIYEHIRYDSAPCVSFATVAPQLAARTLTVNGLSKSFAMTGWRLGYACGAAELIGAMRRMQGQSTLNPSSVSQAAGVAALTGPMDIVVERCAEFRRRRDFIVPRLSAIRGLRCTAPQGAFYVYVSCEDWLGRRTPEGRVLESDGDVTDYLLSQGIAVPNGEGYGLSPYFRVSFASAMGNLEEACRRIEAAAQRIM from the coding sequence ATGGGATTCCTGTCCGCACGCGTCGCGCGCGCCCGACTGACCGCCTCTGCGGCGGCGACACAGCGCGTGCGCGAGCTGCGCGCGGCCGGCGTGGACATCGTGGCGCTCACGCAAGGCGAGCCCGACTTCAACACGCCCGATCACGTCATCGAAGCCGCGTATCGCGCGATGCACGCGGGCCAGACGCACTACACGCCGGTCGACGGAACGCCCGAGCTGAAGGCGGCGATCGTCGAGAAATTCCGCCGCGAGAACGGGATCGAATGCCGTCCGGAGAACGTCTCCGTCGGCGCCGGCGGCAAGCAGATCCTCTACAACGCGCTGATGTCGACCCTCGATCCCGGCGACGAAGTGCTGATCCCGGCGCCGTCGTGGATCGCGTATGCGGACCTCGCGCAATTCGCGGAGGGCGTGCCGCGCATCCTGCCCACGCGCCCCGAAGACGGTTTCAAGCTGCGTGCCGAGGATCTCGAGCGCGCGATCACCTCGCGCTCGAAGTGGCTGATGCTCAACTCGCCTTCGAACCCGACCGGGGCGGTCTACTCGGAAGCGGAGTATCGCGATCTCGCTGCGGTACTCGAGCGCCATCCCGGGATCTGGATCATCAGCGACGAGATCTACGAGCACATCCGCTACGACAGCGCGCCGTGCGTGTCGTTTGCCACGGTGGCGCCGCAGCTCGCGGCCCGCACGCTGACGGTGAACGGCCTCTCGAAGTCCTTCGCGATGACCGGCTGGCGGCTGGGATACGCGTGCGGCGCCGCCGAGCTGATCGGGGCGATGCGGCGCATGCAGGGGCAGAGCACGCTCAACCCGTCATCGGTCAGCCAGGCGGCGGGGGTGGCGGCGCTGACCGGCCCGATGGACATCGTGGTCGAGCGCTGCGCGGAGTTCCGGCGGCGACGCGACTTCATCGTGCCGCGCCTGTCCGCCATCCGCGGACTGCGCTGCACTGCGCCGCAAGGCGCGTTCTACGTCTACGTGTCCTGCGAGGACTGGCTCGGCCGGCGCACGCCCGAGGGACGCGTGCTCGAGAGCGATGGCGACGTCACCGATTACCTGCTGTCGCAGGGCATCGCGGTTCCCAACGGCGAGGGCTACGGACTCTCTCCCTACTTTCGGGTCTCGTTCGCCAGCGCGATGGGCAACCTGGAAGAAGCCTGCCGCCGGATCGAGGCGGCTGCGCAGCGGATCATGTAA
- a CDS encoding alpha/beta hydrolase yields the protein MPFYERGNVRIAYEEAGKGFPLLVIAGGGLNSTIAWAKNNAPFNAMTELSNEYRVIVTDLRNAVGGQSTGPLEVDRPWDSYVDDLLGLMDHLGIKRFMALGYCIGAPYIWGMVKRAPDRIVAAVPAQPVGWNKEHPLYMRELSMKSWAPELMKRDPKVTPDMIEKFLVRMFPNPDWLFTVDKDFVRKCQTPMLVLLDSSPGHPYDVAYETAMLAPRSELGPYPWKEPKELIPIAVRQVRSFLRAHRPEA from the coding sequence ATGCCGTTCTACGAGAGAGGTAACGTCCGCATCGCGTACGAGGAAGCCGGGAAGGGGTTCCCGCTGCTGGTCATCGCCGGCGGCGGACTGAACTCCACGATCGCGTGGGCGAAGAACAACGCGCCGTTCAACGCCATGACCGAGCTCAGCAACGAGTATCGCGTCATCGTCACGGACTTGCGCAATGCGGTCGGCGGGCAGTCGACCGGTCCGCTCGAAGTCGACCGGCCGTGGGACTCGTACGTCGACGACCTGCTCGGCCTGATGGATCACCTCGGCATCAAACGCTTCATGGCGCTGGGCTACTGCATCGGCGCGCCGTACATCTGGGGCATGGTGAAGCGCGCGCCGGACCGGATCGTCGCCGCCGTGCCGGCGCAGCCCGTCGGCTGGAACAAGGAACACCCGCTGTACATGCGCGAGCTCAGCATGAAGAGCTGGGCGCCCGAGCTCATGAAGCGCGACCCCAAGGTCACGCCCGACATGATCGAGAAGTTCCTGGTCAGGATGTTTCCCAATCCCGACTGGCTGTTCACCGTGGACAAAGACTTCGTCCGCAAATGCCAGACGCCGATGCTGGTCCTGCTCGACAGCAGCCCCGGGCACCCGTACGACGTGGCGTACGAAACCGCGATGCTCGCGCCGAGATCGGAGCTCGGTCCCTACCCGTGGAAGGAACCCAAAGAGCTGATCCCGATCGCGGTGCGCCAGGTGCGCTCGTTCCTGCGCGCGCATCGTCCGGAAGCGTAG
- a CDS encoding tripartite tricarboxylate transporter substrate-binding protein gives MRHGRTLVALALSGFAASTAAQGWMPRRSVELVVGFAAGGSQDLTARTVERLLVANKLTNVPIAVVNKAGAGGSVAYGYVSQRPGDGHTLMVAGTSLLSGHILGTNPFDYTDFTPIASLFNDSIVFSVNAASPLRTGKYPRRLKSMIGVNARDVEEAVQEVKRWSGSKWAVGVYVNLPIDYPLDHPDLHPLWRAMDEEGLCYIHHSFAEGYPGYRDLWRNPFLGRSASHPWGAMRAMGAFFGAGLLDRYPNLRFAVLESGFGWIPFWAVRMEDQAKYMGFVAEGLKHTMLEYTTGGRFFASIVLHEGGRMVKMVSEFLGDHLLMFSTDYPHPESRFPESVDLALGWKEVNAGLMRKILWDNAVSAFGEP, from the coding sequence ATGCGACACGGGCGCACCCTGGTTGCACTGGCGCTGTCCGGCTTCGCGGCCTCGACCGCGGCCCAGGGCTGGATGCCCCGGCGCAGTGTCGAGCTCGTCGTCGGTTTCGCGGCGGGCGGCAGCCAGGACCTCACCGCGCGCACCGTGGAGCGGCTCCTCGTCGCGAACAAGCTTACGAACGTGCCGATCGCGGTGGTGAACAAGGCCGGCGCCGGCGGCAGTGTCGCCTACGGCTACGTCAGCCAGCGGCCGGGCGACGGGCACACCCTGATGGTGGCGGGGACGTCGCTGCTCAGCGGCCACATCCTGGGCACCAATCCGTTCGACTACACCGATTTCACGCCGATCGCTTCGCTCTTCAACGACTCCATCGTGTTCTCGGTGAACGCGGCCTCGCCGCTGCGAACCGGCAAGTACCCGCGGCGTCTCAAGTCGATGATCGGCGTGAACGCGAGAGACGTCGAAGAGGCGGTGCAGGAGGTGAAGCGCTGGAGCGGATCGAAGTGGGCCGTGGGCGTGTACGTGAACCTGCCGATCGACTACCCGCTCGATCATCCCGATCTGCATCCGCTGTGGCGCGCGATGGATGAAGAGGGGCTGTGCTACATCCACCACAGCTTCGCCGAAGGCTATCCGGGCTATCGCGACCTGTGGCGCAATCCGTTCCTGGGCCGCAGCGCCTCGCATCCCTGGGGCGCGATGCGGGCGATGGGCGCCTTCTTCGGCGCCGGCCTACTCGATCGCTATCCCAACCTGCGCTTTGCCGTGCTCGAGTCAGGCTTCGGCTGGATCCCTTTCTGGGCGGTGCGCATGGAGGACCAGGCGAAGTACATGGGTTTCGTGGCCGAAGGGCTGAAACACACCATGCTCGAGTACACCACCGGCGGGCGCTTCTTCGCCTCGATCGTCCTTCACGAAGGCGGCAGGATGGTCAAGATGGTCTCGGAGTTCCTCGGCGATCACCTGCTCATGTTCAGCACCGACTATCCCCATCCCGAGTCGCGCTTCCCCGAGTCGGTCGACCTCGCCCTGGGCTGGAAAGAAGTGAACGCCGGGCTGATGCGCAAGATCCTATGGGACAACGCCGTCAGCGCCTTCGGAGAGCCTTGA
- the ggt gene encoding gamma-glutamyltransferase — protein sequence MKGVVVCPQPRAADVGAAILAKGGNAFDAAIATAFSQMVSDPFMCGIGGMGTLHYYRADEGRSGMVDFYNRAGSKVRPDMWQHDLKGRTEISGYSLFDDYRSEIGYTSIMTPGTPAGFGLFHEKHCSLPWADLLAPAIAQAEEGITVTPHFTGVWTRYRQPGIPDGYTRLTKTKECARVYLHPEDRFYEVGEVMRLPDYARTLGRIARGGWREFHHGALGDEIAADLQKNGSYVTREDIAGFEPEFSEPLEGSYRGYTVRSNPPPGSGATLIQMLQILEHFDLGKLDHGSARHIDLVARAMAAAHVDRNEYLGDPRFADVPTAMLISKERAAYWAEKIKRGEFLGDEKQAPPGCTTHICTMDSAGNAVTLTHTLGTASGVVTPGLGFNYNNSMKLFDPIPGRKNSMAPGKARTTGMVPTMLLKDGKPVLIAGAPGGSVIISATLQAILNVIDFGMSPVEAVTVPRIHCEGKGIQAEATIQGAVVAGLRAMGHKVVHSPHSFEPMMSRAHVISTLGGKMRGGADPRGGAGVGYAW from the coding sequence ATGAAAGGTGTCGTCGTCTGTCCCCAACCCCGTGCCGCGGATGTCGGCGCGGCCATCCTCGCCAAAGGCGGCAACGCTTTCGACGCCGCGATCGCCACCGCCTTCTCGCAGATGGTGAGCGATCCGTTCATGTGCGGCATCGGCGGCATGGGCACGTTGCATTACTACCGCGCCGATGAGGGTCGCAGCGGCATGGTCGACTTCTACAACCGCGCGGGATCGAAAGTCCGCCCGGACATGTGGCAGCACGATCTCAAGGGCCGCACCGAGATCTCGGGTTACAGCCTCTTCGACGATTACCGCAGCGAGATCGGCTACACCTCGATCATGACGCCCGGCACGCCCGCGGGCTTCGGCCTTTTCCACGAGAAGCATTGCAGCCTGCCGTGGGCCGACCTGCTCGCGCCGGCGATCGCGCAGGCCGAGGAAGGCATCACGGTGACGCCGCATTTCACCGGCGTGTGGACGCGCTATCGCCAGCCGGGAATCCCCGACGGCTACACGCGGCTCACCAAGACGAAGGAGTGCGCGCGCGTGTACCTGCATCCCGAAGATCGCTTCTACGAAGTCGGCGAAGTCATGCGCCTGCCCGATTACGCGCGCACGCTCGGGCGCATCGCGCGCGGCGGCTGGCGCGAGTTCCATCACGGTGCGCTCGGCGATGAGATCGCCGCGGACCTCCAGAAGAACGGCTCGTATGTGACGCGCGAAGACATCGCGGGCTTCGAGCCTGAATTCTCCGAGCCGCTCGAAGGCTCGTATCGCGGCTATACGGTGCGATCCAACCCGCCGCCGGGCAGCGGCGCGACGCTGATCCAGATGCTGCAGATCCTCGAGCACTTCGACCTCGGCAAGCTCGACCACGGCTCGGCGCGGCACATCGATCTCGTCGCGCGCGCGATGGCGGCCGCGCACGTCGATCGCAACGAATACCTGGGCGATCCGCGCTTCGCCGACGTGCCGACCGCGATGCTGATCTCGAAGGAGCGCGCCGCGTACTGGGCGGAAAAGATCAAGCGCGGCGAGTTCCTGGGCGACGAGAAGCAGGCGCCGCCGGGATGCACCACGCATATCTGCACCATGGACAGCGCCGGCAACGCGGTGACGCTCACGCACACCCTCGGCACCGCGTCGGGCGTCGTCACGCCCGGGCTGGGCTTCAACTACAACAACTCGATGAAGCTCTTCGACCCGATCCCGGGCCGCAAGAACTCGATGGCCCCCGGCAAGGCGCGCACCACCGGCATGGTGCCGACGATGCTGCTCAAAGACGGCAAGCCGGTGCTGATCGCGGGCGCGCCGGGCGGCAGCGTGATCATCAGCGCGACGCTGCAGGCGATCCTCAACGTGATCGATTTCGGGATGTCGCCGGTGGAAGCGGTGACGGTCCCGCGCATCCACTGCGAAGGGAAGGGCATCCAGGCCGAAGCGACGATCCAGGGCGCGGTCGTCGCTGGCTTGCGCGCGATGGGCCACAAGGTGGTGCACAGCCCGCACAGCTTCGAGCCGATGATGTCGCGCGCGCACGTGATCTCGACGCTCGGCGGAAAGATGCGCGGCGGCGCCGATCCGCGCGGTGGGGCGGGTGTCGGCTACGCGTGGTGA
- a CDS encoding amino acid ABC transporter ATP-binding protein has product MIRVEHLSKRYGDLTVLKDVTTEIRKGEVVAIIGPSGTGKSTFLRCLNGLERPSGGAIHVDGVDLLDKRTDAAKVRRKMNMVFQSFNLFAHLTALENLTLAPVTLKGIAKREAEAKALELLRLVGVAEKADLYPDELSGGQQQRVAIARCLAMDPEVILFDEPTSALDPTMVSEVLSVIRRLAGGGMTMAIVTHEMAFARDVSNRVLYMDEGEIYEEGTPEQIFDNPRREKTRAFVNRIRTYRCRIDSPDFDFYSMNARIDAFCERHIRRTTRHDLLLAVEELINIHMPDLREVPLDLTVSYSEETQELDVICERDGDRGNPLDSDRLPDDLGSTIVKHLAKSIDYAAANGKSRLSVRIGKHSDRRRTE; this is encoded by the coding sequence GTGATCCGCGTCGAGCATCTGTCGAAGCGCTACGGCGATCTCACCGTGCTGAAGGACGTCACCACCGAGATTCGCAAAGGCGAAGTGGTCGCCATCATCGGTCCGTCGGGCACCGGCAAGAGCACCTTCCTGCGCTGCCTGAACGGCCTCGAACGCCCGAGCGGCGGCGCCATCCACGTGGACGGCGTCGATCTCCTCGACAAGAGGACCGACGCCGCGAAAGTGCGCCGGAAGATGAACATGGTGTTCCAGTCGTTCAACCTCTTCGCGCACCTGACTGCGCTGGAGAACCTCACGCTGGCGCCGGTGACGCTGAAAGGCATCGCGAAGCGCGAGGCCGAGGCGAAGGCGCTCGAGCTGCTGCGGCTGGTGGGCGTCGCGGAGAAAGCCGATCTCTACCCCGACGAGCTGTCGGGCGGCCAGCAGCAGCGCGTCGCCATCGCGCGCTGTCTCGCCATGGACCCAGAAGTGATCCTGTTCGACGAACCGACCTCCGCGCTCGATCCGACGATGGTGAGCGAAGTGCTGTCGGTGATCCGCCGGCTCGCCGGCGGCGGCATGACCATGGCGATCGTCACCCACGAGATGGCGTTCGCACGCGACGTGTCGAACCGCGTGCTCTATATGGACGAAGGGGAGATCTACGAGGAAGGCACGCCGGAACAGATCTTCGACAACCCGCGGCGCGAGAAGACGCGCGCGTTCGTGAATCGCATACGCACCTACAGATGCCGCATCGACTCGCCCGATTTCGACTTTTACTCGATGAATGCCCGTATCGACGCTTTTTGCGAGCGGCACATCCGGCGCACGACGCGGCACGACCTCCTGCTCGCCGTCGAGGAGCTCATCAACATCCACATGCCCGACCTGCGCGAGGTTCCGCTCGACCTGACCGTCTCGTATTCGGAGGAGACGCAGGAGCTCGACGTGATCTGCGAGCGTGACGGCGACCGGGGCAATCCCCTCGACAGCGACCGGCTGCCGGACGATCTAGGATCGACCATCGTGAAGCACCTCGCGAAGTCGATCGACTACGCTGCCGCGAACGGGAAGAGCCGCCTCTCGGTGCGCATCGGAAAACACAGCGATCGGAGGCGGACAGAGTGA